The following coding sequences lie in one Rutidosis leptorrhynchoides isolate AG116_Rl617_1_P2 chromosome 4, CSIRO_AGI_Rlap_v1, whole genome shotgun sequence genomic window:
- the LOC139841951 gene encoding uncharacterized protein encodes MSPNATTPVHQLSLRSVLKKEKLNDTNFLDWYRNLRIILKVEKKSYILDGPVHEEPPANATKSIQDAWTKHVDDSKEVPCLMLATMIPDLQKDLEHHDAFEMLKQLKEMFQQQARQQRFETVRALHACKMTEGTSVSSYVLKIKSYIDQLERLGSSIGPELEIDLILNSLPKSYDQFVLNYNMNNLEKSISELHLILKTAEKNIPSKTSEVLMIWEGKIKKPQAKNKGKGKPKSQGN; translated from the coding sequence atgtcaCCCAATGCAACTACACCCGTTCACCAGCTTTCTCTAAGATCTGTCTTAAAGAAGGAAAAACTCAATGATACGAACTTCTTAGACTGGTATCGTAATTTGAGAATTATTCTCAAAGTCGAAAAGAAGTCGTATATACTTGATGGACCCGTTCACGAGGAACCCCCTGCTAATGCCACTAAGAGCATCCAAGATGCTTGGACTAAGCATGTAGATGACTCCAAAGAGGTACCATGCCTCATGTTAGCCACCATGATTCCAGACTTGCAAAAGGACCTGGAACATCATGATGCCTTTGAGATGCTTAAGCAGCTAAAGGAAATGTTCCAGCAACAAGCTAGGCAACAACGCTTTGAAACTGTCAGAGCGTTACACGCATGCAAGATGACAGAGGGGACATCTGTAAGCTCTTATGTTCTAAAAATAAAGAGCTACATAGATCAACTTGAGAGGCTTGGATCTTCCATTGGTCCTGAGTTGGAAATAGACTTGATCCTCAACTCACTACCAAAGTCATATGACCAGTTCGTCTTGAACTACAATATGAACAATTTGGAGAAATCTATCTCGGAGTTGCATTTAATACTTAAGACTGCCGAGAAGAATATTCCATCCAAAACCTCTGAAGTCCTCATGATTTGGGAAGGAAAAATCAAGAAGCCCCAAGCCAAAAACAAAGGTAAAGGCAAACCTAAGAGTCAAGGCAACTAA